One Arthrobacter sp. B3I4 genomic window, ACAACCGCGGTATCAGACTGCCACGCCTGCCCGGCGCTGGCGGCAGGAGGAAAGCATCTTGGCAGAGCCGAAATCAGGAGAACGCCGCAATCTGCGGACCTCGGTCAAGGGGCCGCTCATGTTTTCCGCGTTCTGGGCAGTGCTTGCCTTCGTCGCCGTCCTCATCTTTGCTTCCGGCGGCAGCGCCAAAGTTCCGCGTTTCGACTTGGCCTTTACCGGCGCGGGGATCGCCTTCATCGTCACCCTGGTGATGGCAGCCATGCTTTCGATGAGCTACAAGGACAACGCGGAGCACCTGGGCAAGGGCTCCGGCGTCAACCTCAGCTCGAAGCGGCCCGCCTCCGCCCGCGGCGGCGACCGCCCGCAGCCGGGACCCGACGCCGGTCCCGACAGTAGCGCCCACTAAGTCCACTTTCTGCCCAGCTTCTGTTAGGAGACGGCCTTCCTGGCCCGGTAGGCCGCGACGTGTGCGCGGTTGGCGCAGTTCCCCGTGTCGCAGTAGCGCTTGGAACGGTTCCGGCTGAGGTCCAGCACCACGGCGTCGCAGTCGTCCGCGGCGCAAACCAGCATCCGGTGCATTTCCTTGCTCCGAATGACATCCGCCAGTGCCATCGCCGCCTCGGTGCTCATCCGGTCGGCCAGCGGCGCCTCGGGCGTGGTGGCGTGCAGGTGCCAGTCCCAGCCGTCGTGTTTCATCAGCTGGGGAAGGGCGCGGGCCTCGCGCAGCAGTCGGTTGACGATGACCACTGCCGAGTCCTCGTCGGCCAGCCACAGCGCGGCGAGCTCGGTGCGCAGCCGGTGCACGCTGGCCAGCTCGGCGGCCTCGTGGCTTCGTGAGCCGCTGAACCCCTCGGCGGCGAGGAAGCGGTCCAGCTCCGCGAGTCCGGACAAGTGCTCCTCGCTGTTCGCGGCTGTGTTGATCAGAGCGACCACGGAGCGCAGCGCGACTTCAGTGTCAGGCGCAAAGACCATCTTGACTCCTTACGTTCCCCGGGCGTACTGTCATGACCATAACCCCACTTTACTCCTGACAGGAGCAGTCCATGTCTGCCGCACGCCGCGCCGGGGCCCCGGCCCAGAACCTGCAATCTGCCGGCGCCACTGCCGCGGCCACTGGCGTGGCAGGTTTCCTGGCCTCCGGGCTGGGAGTCGCCTTGTTTTCCTCGGCGGTGTTCGGCCTCTCCGGGTCGTTCGCCAAGGCGCTGCTGGAGACCGGCTGGACGCCAGGTGCTGCTGTCACCGCCCGCCTCACCGGAGCCGCGCTGATCCTCGCCGTTCCCGCTGCCCTGGCGCTGCGAGGCCGCTGGCACCAGCTCCGCGACAACTGGCTCACCGTCCTGCTGTTCGGCCTCATCGGCGTCGCGGCATGCCAACTCTTCTATTTCAACGCTGTCGCCCGGCTCTCCGTCGGAGTGGCGCTCCTGCTGGAATACCTGGCTCCGGTGATGATCGTGCTCTGGCTCTGGCTGGCGAGCCGGAAGCGGCCGCGGCCGCTGACCATCGCCGGCACCCTGCTTTCACTCGCGGGCCTGGTCCTGGTACTGGACCTTACCGGGGCGGTGAAGATCGATTTCATCGGTGTGCTGTGGGGGATCGCGGCCGCCGTCTGCCTGGCTATCTACTTCTTCATAACCGCCAAGGAGAACGACACGCTGCCGCCGATCGTGCTGGCCTCCGGCGGGCTGATGGTGGGCGCGCTGGTCATGTGGCTCACGGCCGCGACCGGGCTGCTGCCGATGGCCACCAGCACAGCCGACACCCGGCTGGGTCCCTGGGTGACGCCGTGGTGGGTCGCGCTGGGCGGTCTGGTCCTCCTTGCCACCGTGCTCGCCTACGTTTCCGGCATCGTGGCCGCCCGCGCCCTCGGCTCGAAGGTGGCATCGTTTGTCTCGCTGACCGAGGTGCTCTTTGCCGTCCTCTGGGCCTGGCTGCTCCTCGGTGAACTTCCCGGGCCGGTCCAGCTGCTGGGCGGCATCCTGATCGTCGGCGGTGTGGTGCTCGTCCGCCTGGACGAGCTGCGCCGTGCACCAGAGCCGTCGGTCGAACTCGACCATGCGAACGACATCGAACCCGTCCCCTGACGGCGTACGGACGGCGCCGCATGTCCTAGGAGCCGCCGTCGGGAGCCGCCGTCGGGGCCTACTTGCCGAAGCGCCGCAGCCGCAGCGAGTTCGCCACCACCAGGACGGAGCTGGCCGCCATCGCCGCGCCGGCAATCATCGGGTTGAGCAGGCCCAGTGCGGCCACCGGGATACCGACGGCGTTGTAGAAGAAGGCCCAGAAGAGGTTCGTTTTGATGGTGGCCAGGGTCCGGCGGGACAACTCGATCGCCTGGCCGACCTGGCCCAGGTCGTTGCCCATCACGGTCAGGTCCGCGGCCTCAATGGCCACATCGGTGCCCGAGCCCATGGCGATGCCAAGGTCGGCCTGGGCCAGGGCGGCCGCGTCGTTCACTCCGTCACCAGCCATCGCCACCGTGGCACCGCGGGACTGCAGCGCCCGGACGGCCTCGACCTTGCCCTCGGGCAGCACGCCGGCGAAGACGTCTTCGGCAGGGATTCCAACGGCGGCTGCGACCTGGCCGGCCACTGCGGCGTTGTCACCGGTCAGCAGGATGGGCCGCAGCCCCAGTTCCCGGAGCCGGGCGATGGCTGCGGCGGAACCAGGCTTGAGCGTATCGCGCAGGCTGATGATGCCTGCAGGTTCACCGTTTACGGCCACCCAGATGGCGGTGGCGCCGGCGTCCTCGGCGGCGGCCAGGGCGGCCTGCTGCCCACCGGAGGCAGGAACGTTGTTTTCCTGCAGCCAGCCGGAACGGCCCACGGTGACCAGACGTCCGTTGACCGTCCCGCGGACCCCGCCGCCGGGGGCCGAGTGAAAGTCGACGACGCCGGGCAGCCGGGCTTCGTCGCCGGGCTGCCGTTCGGCGGTGAGCGCAGCGGCGGCAATCGCCCGGGCGACCGGGTGCTCGGAGGCGGCCTCCACTGCCCCCGCGAGGCGGAGCACCTCCGCGCCGGTGAACGGGCCAAACGCCTGAGTTCCCTCTACGGCCAGGTGGCCGGTAGTTACCGTGCCGGTTTTGTCGAGCAGGATGGTGTCCACCGTGCGGGTGTCTTCCAGGACCTGCGGACCCTTGATCAGGATGCCGAGCTGGGCGCCGCGGCCGGTGCCGGTCAGCAGCCCCACCGGGGTGGCCAGGCCCAGTGCGCACGGGCAGGCGATGACCAGCACCGCGACGGCCGCGGTGAAGGCGGCGCGCAGTTCGGCGTTGCTGATGTCCGGGCCGGCCGCCAGCAGCCAGCCGGCGAAGGTGACGGCGGCAAGGATGAGGACCACCGGGACGAAGACCGCGCTGATGCGGTCCGCGAGGCGCGCGATGGGGGCCTTTGCGGTTTGTGCCTGGGACACCAGGCGCCCCATCTGGGCCAGGGTCGTCTCGCTTCCGACCCTGGTGGCCCGAACGAGGAGCCGCCCCGAGGTGTTGATGGTGGCGCCCGTGACCGGGCTGTCCGGGCCGACCTCGACCGGGACCGATTCGCCGGTCACCAGCGAGGCGTCCACGGCGGACGTCCCCTCAAGGACCACGCCATCGGTCGCGATCTTCTCACCGGGCCGCACCACGATGATGTCGCCGACCCGCAGTTGCTCGGCCGGTACCATCACCTCCGTGCCGTTGCGCAGGACGGCTGCATCCTTGGCGCCCAGGTTCAGCAGGGCCTTAAGCGCGTCCCCGGCTTTCCGCTTGGCGTTGGCCTCGAGGTAGCGGCCCAGCAGCAGGAAAGTGGTGACGACGGAGGCTACCTCGAAGTACAGGCCTCCCGTTCCCATCTCCTCCATGCCCGGAT contains:
- a CDS encoding DMT family transporter codes for the protein MSAARRAGAPAQNLQSAGATAAATGVAGFLASGLGVALFSSAVFGLSGSFAKALLETGWTPGAAVTARLTGAALILAVPAALALRGRWHQLRDNWLTVLLFGLIGVAACQLFYFNAVARLSVGVALLLEYLAPVMIVLWLWLASRKRPRPLTIAGTLLSLAGLVLVLDLTGAVKIDFIGVLWGIAAAVCLAIYFFITAKENDTLPPIVLASGGLMVGALVMWLTAATGLLPMATSTADTRLGPWVTPWWVALGGLVLLATVLAYVSGIVAARALGSKVASFVSLTEVLFAVLWAWLLLGELPGPVQLLGGILIVGGVVLVRLDELRRAPEPSVELDHANDIEPVP
- a CDS encoding cation-translocating P-type ATPase, with product MSNQQLLEQPGRRVIELDIEGMTCSSCVGRVERKLVKIDGVEALVNLPLESAQVTVPANVTDEQITATVAAAGYKATVRPAAYPAPRTEATPEADASGTDRENPVPVQGPPSHPSGKLLPRLIVAAVLTVPVFLISMFPALQFPNWGWVAGALALPVVTWAAWPFHRAAAVNARHLGSTMDTLVSIGVTAAYLFSAWQLLADPRMTEHPGMEEMGTGGLYFEVASVVTTFLLLGRYLEANAKRKAGDALKALLNLGAKDAAVLRNGTEVMVPAEQLRVGDIIVVRPGEKIATDGVVLEGTSAVDASLVTGESVPVEVGPDSPVTGATINTSGRLLVRATRVGSETTLAQMGRLVSQAQTAKAPIARLADRISAVFVPVVLILAAVTFAGWLLAAGPDISNAELRAAFTAAVAVLVIACPCALGLATPVGLLTGTGRGAQLGILIKGPQVLEDTRTVDTILLDKTGTVTTGHLAVEGTQAFGPFTGAEVLRLAGAVEAASEHPVARAIAAAALTAERQPGDEARLPGVVDFHSAPGGGVRGTVNGRLVTVGRSGWLQENNVPASGGQQAALAAAEDAGATAIWVAVNGEPAGIISLRDTLKPGSAAAIARLRELGLRPILLTGDNAAVAGQVAAAVGIPAEDVFAGVLPEGKVEAVRALQSRGATVAMAGDGVNDAAALAQADLGIAMGSGTDVAIEAADLTVMGNDLGQVGQAIELSRRTLATIKTNLFWAFFYNAVGIPVAALGLLNPMIAGAAMAASSVLVVANSLRLRRFGK
- a CDS encoding CGNR zinc finger domain-containing protein yields the protein MVFAPDTEVALRSVVALINTAANSEEHLSGLAELDRFLAAEGFSGSRSHEAAELASVHRLRTELAALWLADEDSAVVIVNRLLREARALPQLMKHDGWDWHLHATTPEAPLADRMSTEAAMALADVIRSKEMHRMLVCAADDCDAVVLDLSRNRSKRYCDTGNCANRAHVAAYRARKAVS